A stretch of Desulfarculaceae bacterium DNA encodes these proteins:
- a CDS encoding IclR family transcriptional regulator, with product MPNQSIKRAAGLLSLFSYARPQMGVSEMAKEMGLPVGTVHGLVRTLQEEGFLAQDPKTRQYRLGMRLHELGSIHMATLELNQKATIPLGYLARDTGLVGRLGVLERDVLVVTLDTMPLGSSYAAPYIGAAAPAFCTSMGRAILAFSPPEVLDGYLERVELVKYTPHTVVDPEELRTELELSRERGYCLSRQEFLLNLDSLGVPLFGEGGQVCGAISLNGEPQRLGEAELPGLVRKAMDAAGEISRYLGHYQYLDPRARRA from the coding sequence ATGCCGAATCAGTCCATAAAGCGCGCTGCCGGTCTTTTGTCCCTGTTCTCCTATGCCCGCCCCCAGATGGGGGTCAGCGAGATGGCCAAGGAGATGGGCCTGCCCGTGGGCACGGTGCACGGCCTGGTGCGCACCCTGCAAGAAGAGGGCTTTTTGGCCCAGGACCCCAAGACCCGCCAATACCGCCTGGGCATGCGTTTGCACGAGCTGGGCTCCATCCACATGGCCACCCTGGAGCTGAACCAGAAGGCCACCATTCCGCTGGGCTACTTGGCCCGCGACACCGGCCTGGTGGGGCGGTTGGGGGTCTTGGAGCGCGACGTGCTGGTGGTCACCCTGGACACCATGCCCCTGGGCAGCTCCTACGCCGCGCCCTACATCGGCGCGGCGGCCCCGGCCTTTTGCACCTCCATGGGCCGGGCCATATTGGCCTTCTCGCCGCCCGAGGTGCTCGATGGCTATCTGGAACGGGTGGAACTGGTGAAGTACACCCCCCACACCGTGGTGGACCCCGAGGAGCTGCGGACCGAGTTGGAGCTTTCCCGCGAGCGGGGCTATTGTTTGTCCCGCCAGGAGTTCCTGTTGAACCTGGACAGCCTGGGGGTGCCCCTGTTCGGCGAGGGCGGGCAGGTCTGCGGGGCCATCAGCCTAAACGGCGAGCCCCAGCGCCTGGGCGAGGCCGAGCTGCCCGGCTTGGTGCGCAAGGCCATGGACGCGGCGGGGGAGATTTCGCGATACTTGGGTCATTATCAATACCTTGATCCGCGCGCCCGCCGGGCCTGA
- a CDS encoding ABC transporter substrate-binding protein: MKGKLWLILALTAALGLALGGAAMAKTIKIGMVDCYSGPPSTYTNDVRDAFKLYIKKVNAKGGVWGNKFEVLTRDSKFKVDLGLAAAKELIMREGVSALVGTINSGLALAISDLAQRENIPFFATFSKSAKISGAKGHRYVFQITENTAMIGKAAAAGLAKKPYIKYWIAGDDYEYGHAVADGVWQNLKKLKPEVKLLGQSWWKVGEPDFTPYITAILAAKPDAVIVATGGRDCVPFLKAAQATGFNKKVPFYMHTATELATLRPVGKGAPEGVMGTSNYHFYYPDSAANKAFAKEFQDAYGRIPTVGALYGYITAQLITGAYQKAKTMKGDKFVDAVEGMKVNTPVGTVELRAYDHQALLPMYLGTTKKSDKYDFLVADGIIDITPAEAAPDVNEIKKARGK, translated from the coding sequence ATGAAAGGCAAGCTTTGGCTGATTCTGGCCCTGACCGCGGCCCTGGGCCTGGCCCTGGGCGGCGCGGCGATGGCCAAAACCATCAAGATCGGCATGGTGGACTGCTACAGCGGACCGCCCAGCACCTATACCAACGACGTGCGCGACGCCTTCAAGCTCTACATCAAGAAAGTCAACGCCAAGGGCGGGGTCTGGGGCAACAAGTTCGAGGTGCTCACCCGCGACAGCAAGTTCAAGGTGGACCTGGGCCTGGCCGCCGCCAAGGAGCTGATCATGCGCGAGGGCGTCTCGGCCCTGGTGGGCACCATCAACTCCGGCCTGGCCCTGGCCATCAGCGACCTGGCCCAGCGGGAGAATATCCCCTTCTTCGCCACCTTCTCTAAGAGCGCCAAGATCAGCGGGGCCAAGGGCCACCGCTACGTGTTCCAGATCACCGAGAACACGGCCATGATCGGCAAGGCCGCCGCGGCGGGCCTGGCCAAGAAGCCCTACATCAAGTACTGGATCGCGGGCGACGACTATGAGTACGGCCACGCCGTGGCCGACGGCGTGTGGCAGAACCTGAAGAAGCTCAAGCCCGAAGTGAAGCTGCTGGGCCAGAGCTGGTGGAAGGTCGGCGAGCCCGACTTCACCCCCTACATCACCGCCATCCTGGCCGCTAAGCCCGACGCGGTGATCGTGGCCACCGGCGGCCGCGACTGCGTGCCCTTCCTCAAGGCCGCGCAGGCCACCGGCTTCAACAAGAAGGTCCCCTTCTACATGCACACCGCCACCGAGCTGGCCACCCTGCGCCCGGTGGGCAAGGGCGCCCCCGAGGGCGTGATGGGCACCAGCAACTACCACTTCTATTATCCCGACAGCGCGGCCAACAAGGCCTTTGCCAAGGAGTTCCAGGACGCCTATGGCCGCATCCCCACCGTGGGGGCGCTCTACGGCTATATCACCGCTCAGCTCATCACCGGGGCCTATCAGAAGGCCAAGACCATGAAGGGCGACAAGTTCGTGGACGCGGTGGAAGGCATGAAGGTGAACACCCCGGTGGGCACCGTGGAGCTTAGGGCCTATGACCATCAGGCCCTGCTGCCCATGTACTTGGGCACCACCAAGAAGTCGGACAAGTACGACTTCCTGGTGGCCGACGGGATCATCGACATCACTCCGGCCGAAGCCGCGCCCGACGTGAACGAGATCAAGAAGGCCCGCGGCAAGTAA
- a CDS encoding branched-chain amino acid ABC transporter permease, with protein sequence MEIASHITLAALGQQVLVGLSRTTILFIVSSGLSLILGVLRIPNISHGSLYMIGAFFTYSVASFVGGSAGFWVALVLAPIAVGLLSLLVERGIFCHLYEREHLMLLLFTFSLMLVLGDLVKLTYGSDYRSLAAPVMLQGSFSLGNLPFPRYNAFLLLVGPLVAFGLWFLTNKTKIGKIARAAAVDREMVAAMGINVSWVFAFVFCIGCLLAGLGGALVAPTQNITQGMDHAIVMECFLIVIIGGLGNMWGALLGALIFGLTSSIGILVWPQFAIVFPYVAVVIVLLLRPKGLLKSTW encoded by the coding sequence ATGGAAATCGCCAGTCACATAACCCTGGCCGCCCTGGGACAGCAGGTGCTGGTGGGCCTTAGCCGCACCACCATCTTGTTCATCGTGTCCTCGGGCCTGAGCCTGATCTTGGGGGTGCTCAGAATCCCCAACATCTCCCACGGCTCCCTGTACATGATCGGGGCCTTTTTCACCTACAGCGTGGCCAGCTTCGTGGGAGGCTCGGCCGGATTCTGGGTGGCCTTGGTCCTGGCGCCCATCGCGGTGGGGCTCCTGAGCCTGTTGGTGGAGCGGGGCATCTTCTGCCACCTCTACGAACGGGAGCATCTGATGCTCCTGTTGTTCACCTTTTCGCTCATGCTGGTGCTGGGCGATTTGGTGAAGCTGACCTACGGCTCGGACTACCGCTCCCTGGCCGCGCCGGTCATGTTGCAGGGCTCCTTCTCCCTGGGCAATCTGCCCTTCCCGCGCTACAACGCCTTCTTGCTCCTGGTGGGGCCGCTGGTGGCCTTTGGCCTCTGGTTCCTCACCAACAAGACCAAGATCGGCAAGATCGCGCGGGCCGCGGCGGTGGACCGGGAGATGGTGGCGGCCATGGGCATCAACGTGAGCTGGGTCTTTGCCTTCGTCTTTTGCATCGGCTGCCTCTTGGCCGGCCTGGGCGGCGCGTTGGTGGCCCCCACCCAGAACATCACCCAGGGCATGGACCACGCCATTGTCATGGAGTGTTTTCTTATCGTGATCATCGGCGGCCTGGGCAACATGTGGGGCGCTCTCTTGGGCGCGCTCATCTTCGGGCTCACCTCCTCCATCGGCATCTTGGTGTGGCCCCAGTTCGCCATCGTCTTCCCCTACGTGGCCGTGGTCATCGTGCTCCTGCTCAGGCCCAAGGGCCTGCTGAAATCCACCTGGTGA